Proteins encoded in a region of the Tripterygium wilfordii isolate XIE 37 chromosome 21, ASM1340144v1, whole genome shotgun sequence genome:
- the LOC119989676 gene encoding cytokinin hydroxylase-like isoform X1: protein MSSPCGSSDALFGFLLQSLKLKSGDACDCSDESTQLLRDYATREFNALLWVALIASTAILLHMLFKLFALWFKARRIPGLPCPSFYGHRNLVTRQQLIEILSESHERYGPVVKLWLGPSQLLVSVKDTSLIKEMLLKAEDKLPLTGKAFDLAFGGSSLFVSSYDEKVQKRRESLVLELNVLARENSTPVKVVDSIMERINHIMRKGSIGSELVSQHMAFTLLGATFFGDTFLSWSKASFYEELLVMVAKDACFWASYRVTPLWKQGFWRYQAWCTKVKCLTQDIVQQCRRNYKLLCHIDQPAYGETTKIGSETASVPSCSGVVMPEYFFSQKLGSHQNAIERPCGNIMGVMFHGGLAMASLISSILVRLVTEPKLQDKIYSEIMMARKMVVEKNLSVDKLVLLLATVYESARLLPAGTLLQRWSPRDDLSLKNGVTIPAGAVLVAPVQLMQTDDSSWGTDASEFNPYRFLSKTGKFSDSVEDEPSTDPRHNLFNLNDPNDNEAFLPFGSGKRSCVGQKFVIQGVARLFASLLELYEIRLPPAETKPKPTIKDSVVESLPSPELIFVKRMI, encoded by the exons ATGAGCTCACCATGTGGATCTTCAGACGCTCTCTTTGGTTTCCTTCTACAATCACTGAAATTGAAATCCGGTGACGCTTGCGATTGTTCTGATGAGAGTACGCAGTTGCTCAGGGATTACGCAACCAGGGAGTTCAACGCCTTACTATGGGTTGCTCTCATTGCATCCACTGCTATATTGCTCCACATGCTCTTCAAGTTGTTCGCTCTGTGGTTCAAAGCTAGAAGGATCCCTGGTCTTCCTTGCCCCTCCTTCTACGGCCACCGCAACCTTGTCACGCGACAGCAGCTCATCG AGATTTTGTCTGAATCGCATGAGAGATATGGACCAGTTGTCAAGCTTTGGTTGGGGCCTTCTCAACTGTTGGTGTCTGTGAAGGATACATCACTCATCAAAGAGATGCTTTTGAAGGCCGAGGATAAATTGCCTTTGACAGGGAAGGCCTTCGATTTAGCCTTTGGTGGGTCAAGCCTCTTTGTTTCCTCATATGACGAG AAGGTGCAAAAGAGGAGGGAATCATTGGTGCTAGAATTGAATGTTCTTGCGAGAGAAAATTCAACTCCTGTCAAGGTTGTGGACAGTATCATGGAAAGAATAAATCACATTATGAGAAAAGGCAGTATTGGTAGTGAGTTGGTTTCTCAACATATGGCTTTTACCCTTTTGGGAGCCACTTTCTTTGGAGATACATTCTTGTCTTGGTCCAAGGCATCTTTTTACGAGGAGCTTCTCGTGATGGTTGCAAAGGATGCATGCTTTTGGGCCTCATATAGAGTTACTCCTTTATGGAAACAGGGATTTTGGAGGTACCAAGCATGGTGCACAAAGGTGAAATGCTTAACTCAAGACATTGTCCAACAATGCAGAAGAAATTATAAGCTACTCTGTCATATCGATCAACCAGCCTATGGTGAAACTACCAAAATTGGATCAGAAACTGCTTCAGTACCATCTTGTTCTGGTGTTGTGATGCCAGAATATTTCTTCTCTCAGAAGCTTGGCAGTCATCAGAATGCAATAGAACGGCCTTGTGGGAATATTATGGGTGTAATGTTTCATGGAGGCCTAGCTATGGCAAGTTTAATTAGTAGTATCTTGGTGAGGCTTGTTACAGAACCAAAACTACAGGATAAG ATTTATTCAGAGATAATGATGGCTAGGAAAATGGTGGTGGAAAAAAACTTGAGTGTTGATAAATTGGTCTTGCTATTGGCAACTGTGTATGAATCTGCTCGGCTTCTGCCTGCAGGAACTTTGCTACAAAGGTGGTCTCCAAGAGATG ATCTGAGTCTTAAAAATGGTGTAACAATACCAGCCGGTGCAGTGCTGGTTGCACCGGTTCAGCTGATGCAGACGGATGATTCTAGTTGGGGAACAGATGCTAGTGAATTTAATCCTTATCGCTTTTTGTCAAAGACTGGAAAGTTCTCTGACTCAGTGGAGGATGAACCGTCTACAG ATCCAAGACACAACTTGTTCAATTTGAATGATCCAAATGACAATGAAGCCTTTCTTCCTTTCGGTTCTGGTAAACGTTCCTGTGTGGGCCAGAAATTTGTAATTCAAGGAGTTGCTAGATTATTTGCGTCATTGCTTGAGCTCTATGAG ATAAGGCTCCCTCCAGCGGAGACTAAACCAAAACCAACCATTAAGGACTCTGTGGTTGAGTCGCTTCCAAGTCCAGAGTTAATATTCGTCAAGAGAATGATCTAA
- the LOC119989676 gene encoding cytokinin hydroxylase-like isoform X2, with protein sequence MSSPCGSSDALFGFLLQSLKLKSGDACDCSDESTQLLRDYATREFNALLWVALIASTAILLHMLFKLFALWFKARRIPGLPCPSFYGHRNLVTRQQLIEILSESHERYGPVVKLWLGPSQLLVSVKDTSLIKEMLLKAEDKLPLTGKAFDLAFGGSSLFVSSYDEVQKRRESLVLELNVLARENSTPVKVVDSIMERINHIMRKGSIGSELVSQHMAFTLLGATFFGDTFLSWSKASFYEELLVMVAKDACFWASYRVTPLWKQGFWRYQAWCTKVKCLTQDIVQQCRRNYKLLCHIDQPAYGETTKIGSETASVPSCSGVVMPEYFFSQKLGSHQNAIERPCGNIMGVMFHGGLAMASLISSILVRLVTEPKLQDKIYSEIMMARKMVVEKNLSVDKLVLLLATVYESARLLPAGTLLQRWSPRDDLSLKNGVTIPAGAVLVAPVQLMQTDDSSWGTDASEFNPYRFLSKTGKFSDSVEDEPSTDPRHNLFNLNDPNDNEAFLPFGSGKRSCVGQKFVIQGVARLFASLLELYEIRLPPAETKPKPTIKDSVVESLPSPELIFVKRMI encoded by the exons ATGAGCTCACCATGTGGATCTTCAGACGCTCTCTTTGGTTTCCTTCTACAATCACTGAAATTGAAATCCGGTGACGCTTGCGATTGTTCTGATGAGAGTACGCAGTTGCTCAGGGATTACGCAACCAGGGAGTTCAACGCCTTACTATGGGTTGCTCTCATTGCATCCACTGCTATATTGCTCCACATGCTCTTCAAGTTGTTCGCTCTGTGGTTCAAAGCTAGAAGGATCCCTGGTCTTCCTTGCCCCTCCTTCTACGGCCACCGCAACCTTGTCACGCGACAGCAGCTCATCG AGATTTTGTCTGAATCGCATGAGAGATATGGACCAGTTGTCAAGCTTTGGTTGGGGCCTTCTCAACTGTTGGTGTCTGTGAAGGATACATCACTCATCAAAGAGATGCTTTTGAAGGCCGAGGATAAATTGCCTTTGACAGGGAAGGCCTTCGATTTAGCCTTTGGTGGGTCAAGCCTCTTTGTTTCCTCATATGACGAG GTGCAAAAGAGGAGGGAATCATTGGTGCTAGAATTGAATGTTCTTGCGAGAGAAAATTCAACTCCTGTCAAGGTTGTGGACAGTATCATGGAAAGAATAAATCACATTATGAGAAAAGGCAGTATTGGTAGTGAGTTGGTTTCTCAACATATGGCTTTTACCCTTTTGGGAGCCACTTTCTTTGGAGATACATTCTTGTCTTGGTCCAAGGCATCTTTTTACGAGGAGCTTCTCGTGATGGTTGCAAAGGATGCATGCTTTTGGGCCTCATATAGAGTTACTCCTTTATGGAAACAGGGATTTTGGAGGTACCAAGCATGGTGCACAAAGGTGAAATGCTTAACTCAAGACATTGTCCAACAATGCAGAAGAAATTATAAGCTACTCTGTCATATCGATCAACCAGCCTATGGTGAAACTACCAAAATTGGATCAGAAACTGCTTCAGTACCATCTTGTTCTGGTGTTGTGATGCCAGAATATTTCTTCTCTCAGAAGCTTGGCAGTCATCAGAATGCAATAGAACGGCCTTGTGGGAATATTATGGGTGTAATGTTTCATGGAGGCCTAGCTATGGCAAGTTTAATTAGTAGTATCTTGGTGAGGCTTGTTACAGAACCAAAACTACAGGATAAG ATTTATTCAGAGATAATGATGGCTAGGAAAATGGTGGTGGAAAAAAACTTGAGTGTTGATAAATTGGTCTTGCTATTGGCAACTGTGTATGAATCTGCTCGGCTTCTGCCTGCAGGAACTTTGCTACAAAGGTGGTCTCCAAGAGATG ATCTGAGTCTTAAAAATGGTGTAACAATACCAGCCGGTGCAGTGCTGGTTGCACCGGTTCAGCTGATGCAGACGGATGATTCTAGTTGGGGAACAGATGCTAGTGAATTTAATCCTTATCGCTTTTTGTCAAAGACTGGAAAGTTCTCTGACTCAGTGGAGGATGAACCGTCTACAG ATCCAAGACACAACTTGTTCAATTTGAATGATCCAAATGACAATGAAGCCTTTCTTCCTTTCGGTTCTGGTAAACGTTCCTGTGTGGGCCAGAAATTTGTAATTCAAGGAGTTGCTAGATTATTTGCGTCATTGCTTGAGCTCTATGAG ATAAGGCTCCCTCCAGCGGAGACTAAACCAAAACCAACCATTAAGGACTCTGTGGTTGAGTCGCTTCCAAGTCCAGAGTTAATATTCGTCAAGAGAATGATCTAA
- the LOC119989457 gene encoding cysteine proteinase inhibitor 6-like, with protein MKSKNSLRVVPLIALILVSLSFSSASGSKGSFSSGFCSEEMATIVGGIYESQGVQNSAEIDGLARFAVEEHNKKENAILEFGRVVKAKEQVVAGTLHHLTIEAVEAGKKKLYEAKVWVKPWLNFKELQEFTHAGDSSSPFTSSDLGAKKGDHPPGWKEVPAHDPQVQEAANHAVKMIQQRSNSLFPYELHEIVHAKAEVVEDSAKYEMLLKVKRGDKEEKYKVEVHQNNEGALHLNHMEPHHS; from the exons ATGAAATCGAAAAATTCACTACGAGTAGTTCCTCTGATCGCACTGATACTCGTTTCATTATCATTCTCTTCCGCTTCTGGATCGAAAGGATCTTTTTCTTCGGGGTTCTGTAGCGAAGAAATGGCCACCATTGTCGGAGGAATTTACGAATCCCAGGGAGTACAAAATAGCGCGGAGATCGACGGCCTCGCTCGCTTCGCTGTCGAAGAGCATAACAAGAAAGAG AATGCGATCCTAGAGTTCGGGAGGGTTGTGAAGGCGAAGGAACAAGTTGTGGCCGGAACATTGCATCATCTGACTATCGAGGCGGTTGAAGCAGGGAAGAAGAAGCTGTACGAGGCGAAGGTATGGGTGAAGCCGTGGTTGAACTTCAAGGAATTGCAGGAATTCACGCACGCCGGCGATTCCTCCTCTCCGTTCACCTCCTCCGATCTCGGTGCTAAGAAAG GGGATCATCCTCCTGGATGGAAAGAGGTACCGGCTCATGATCCACAAGTCCAAGAAGCAGCAAATCATGCAGTGAAGATGATCCAGCAGAGATCGAACTCGCTGTTCCCTTACGAACTTCATGAGATCGTTCATGCAAAGGCCGAG GTGGTTGAGGATTCTGCGAAATATGAGATGCTGTTGAAGGTGAAGAGAGGAGACAAAGAAGAGAAATACAAGGTTGAGGTCCACCAGAACAATGAAGGTGCACTCCATCTTAACCATATGGAGCCTCACCACTCTTAG
- the LOC119988545 gene encoding putative KHG/KDPG aldolase isoform X3 produces the protein MATLAGFSSCSLWCPSPRISIAPSPSPPLHTRLRVSCCASPKSSITSTKAKTLSQILDSGVIACLRANNAELAMEAASTAIRGGISVLEIVRSTPGVFQVLCQLVQDHPTVAFGVGTVLSAEDVRNAKRAGAKFLMSPIMVKIFYAYDAGAKVVKVYPVSALGGVQYISAIKKPFPNIPMVASQGITIGLIGDYIACGAASVVLSDAIFDKEAMRQKNFDAIYQLACLAVLRGKEALDRKRQMTPLLADSFRGVNPS, from the exons ATGGCAACATTAGCGGGTTTTAGCTCATGTAGCTTGTGGTGTCCTTCCCCTCGCATTTCTATagcaccatcaccatcaccaccactCCACACCAGACTTAGGGTTTCTTGCTGTGCTTCTCCCAAGTCCTCAATAACCAGTACCAAAGCCAAGACTTTGTCGCAGATTCTGGATTCTGGCGTCATCGCTTGCCTCCGAGCCAACAA TGCGGAGCTTGCAATGGAAGCTGCTAGCACTGCAATCAGGGGTGGCATTTCAGTT CTGGAGATTGTCAGGTCCACCCCAGGCGTTTTTCAG gtTTTATGCCAGCTAGTGCAGGACCATCCCACTGTGGCATTTGGG GTTGGGACAGTTTTGAGTGCTGAGGATGTCAGAAATGCAAAAAGGGCGGGAGCCAAGTTTCTCATGAGTCCTATTATGGTGAAG ATATTCTATGCATATGACGCTGGTGCCAAAGTTGTCAAG GTTTACCCTGTTTCTGCATTAGGAGGTGTTCAGTATATATCAGCAATTAAGAAGCCTTTTCCTAACATTCCAATGGTTGCTTCTCAAGGCATAACAATAG GATTGATTGGGGACTATATAGCTTGTGGAGCAGCATCGGTTGTTTTATCAGATGCCATATTTGATAAAGAAGCAATGAGACAAAAGAACTTTGATGCCATATATCAACTCGCGTGCCTTGCTGTTTTGCGGGGTAAAGAGGCTTTAGATCG AAAGAGGCAGATGACTCCACTCCTAGCTGACAGTTTTCGTGGAGTAAATCCATCATAG
- the LOC119988545 gene encoding KHG/KDPG aldolase-like isoform X1: protein MATLAGFSSCSLWCPSPRISIAPSPSPPLHTRLRVSCCASPKSSITSTKAKTLSQILDSGVIACLRANNAELAMEAASTAIRGGISVLEIVRSTPGVFQVLCQLVQDHPTVAFGVGTVLSAEDVRNAKRAGAKFLMSPIMVKDIMDDTEDGEILYIPGAMTPTEIFYAYDAGAKVVKVYPVSALGGVQYISAIKKPFPNIPMVASQGITIGLIGDYIACGAASVVLSDAIFDKEAMRQKNFDAIYQLACLAVLRGKEALDRKRQMTPLLADSFRGVNPS, encoded by the exons ATGGCAACATTAGCGGGTTTTAGCTCATGTAGCTTGTGGTGTCCTTCCCCTCGCATTTCTATagcaccatcaccatcaccaccactCCACACCAGACTTAGGGTTTCTTGCTGTGCTTCTCCCAAGTCCTCAATAACCAGTACCAAAGCCAAGACTTTGTCGCAGATTCTGGATTCTGGCGTCATCGCTTGCCTCCGAGCCAACAA TGCGGAGCTTGCAATGGAAGCTGCTAGCACTGCAATCAGGGGTGGCATTTCAGTT CTGGAGATTGTCAGGTCCACCCCAGGCGTTTTTCAG gtTTTATGCCAGCTAGTGCAGGACCATCCCACTGTGGCATTTGGG GTTGGGACAGTTTTGAGTGCTGAGGATGTCAGAAATGCAAAAAGGGCGGGAGCCAAGTTTCTCATGAGTCCTATTATGGTGAAG GACATTATGGATGATACTGAAGATGGTGAGATATTGTACATACCTGGTGCAATGACACCAACTGAA ATATTCTATGCATATGACGCTGGTGCCAAAGTTGTCAAG GTTTACCCTGTTTCTGCATTAGGAGGTGTTCAGTATATATCAGCAATTAAGAAGCCTTTTCCTAACATTCCAATGGTTGCTTCTCAAGGCATAACAATAG GATTGATTGGGGACTATATAGCTTGTGGAGCAGCATCGGTTGTTTTATCAGATGCCATATTTGATAAAGAAGCAATGAGACAAAAGAACTTTGATGCCATATATCAACTCGCGTGCCTTGCTGTTTTGCGGGGTAAAGAGGCTTTAGATCG AAAGAGGCAGATGACTCCACTCCTAGCTGACAGTTTTCGTGGAGTAAATCCATCATAG
- the LOC119988545 gene encoding KHG/KDPG aldolase-like isoform X2 yields the protein MATLAGFSSCSLWCPSPRISIAPSPSPPLHTRLRVSCCASPKSSITSTKAKTLSQILDSGVIACLRANNAELAMEAASTAIRGGISVLEIVRSTPGVFQVLCQLVQDHPTVAFGVGTVLSAEDVRNAKRAGAKFLMSPIMVKDIMDDTEDGEILYIPGAMTPTEIFYAYDAGAKVVKVYPVSALGGVQYISAIKKPFPNIPMVASQGITIGLIGDYIACGAASVVLSDAIFDKEAMRQKNFDAIYQLACLAVLRERGR from the exons ATGGCAACATTAGCGGGTTTTAGCTCATGTAGCTTGTGGTGTCCTTCCCCTCGCATTTCTATagcaccatcaccatcaccaccactCCACACCAGACTTAGGGTTTCTTGCTGTGCTTCTCCCAAGTCCTCAATAACCAGTACCAAAGCCAAGACTTTGTCGCAGATTCTGGATTCTGGCGTCATCGCTTGCCTCCGAGCCAACAA TGCGGAGCTTGCAATGGAAGCTGCTAGCACTGCAATCAGGGGTGGCATTTCAGTT CTGGAGATTGTCAGGTCCACCCCAGGCGTTTTTCAG gtTTTATGCCAGCTAGTGCAGGACCATCCCACTGTGGCATTTGGG GTTGGGACAGTTTTGAGTGCTGAGGATGTCAGAAATGCAAAAAGGGCGGGAGCCAAGTTTCTCATGAGTCCTATTATGGTGAAG GACATTATGGATGATACTGAAGATGGTGAGATATTGTACATACCTGGTGCAATGACACCAACTGAA ATATTCTATGCATATGACGCTGGTGCCAAAGTTGTCAAG GTTTACCCTGTTTCTGCATTAGGAGGTGTTCAGTATATATCAGCAATTAAGAAGCCTTTTCCTAACATTCCAATGGTTGCTTCTCAAGGCATAACAATAG GATTGATTGGGGACTATATAGCTTGTGGAGCAGCATCGGTTGTTTTATCAGATGCCATATTTGATAAAGAAGCAATGAGACAAAAGAACTTTGATGCCATATATCAACTCGCGTGCCTTGCTGTTTTGCGGG AAAGAGGCAGATGA